Sequence from the Bacteroidota bacterium genome:
TTATTAACGATATCTTTCGATTTTGATTTCTACCCCTTACTCATTATTGTGTTTATTGCCTGGGCGATTCCAATGTTGATGTCGATATTGAGGATTACTAAGATACCAACTGTGGTTGTTGAAATATTAGCAGGGTATTTTATAGGAAGATCTTTATTAATGGGCTATCCTACCGAGTCTATTGTCTATCTTGATTTTTTAGCTTTAACAGGGTTCATTTTTCTGATGTTTTTAGGGGGACTCGAAATCAATATGAATCAGGTAATTGCTTCTTTCCCAAGACATAAAATAACATATTCTAGATATCTGAATAACCCATTACTTATTGGGCTGATGTATTATTTCGTTACCATTTTTGTTTCACTTCTTGCAACATTTCTTTTGTCCAACATTATTGAAATAAACAATATTTGGTATTTTTCCCTCATCATGGTCACTACCTCAATAGGTATAATTTTGAGAGTATTAAAAAATCGTGCTGAAACAAATACCCACTTTGGTCAGATGATTATTTTAGCCGCAGCAATAGCCGATATCTTTAGTATTATACTTATTACAATTTCTGCTTTTGTGATCAAAAATGGTTTCCGGTCAGAATTGGTATATCTTTTGCTGTTAGTTGTGCTGTTTTATTTGCTTTATTTTTTTGGAAAAGGGTTTGATAGAGTGTCCACCTTTAAAAAAATTTCCTATCAATTGGCACATGCAGCTTCTCAAATTCAGATTAGAGGCGCAATCCTTCTAATATTAACATTTGTTGTTTTGGCACAGTTTATTGGTAAAGAAGTTGTTTTGTTAGGAGCCTTTTTGAGCGGATTGTTACTTTCACTTTTCTTGCAAAAGGACAGATCCTTATCATTAGTTAAACTTGATGGGTTTGGATATGGTTTTTTCATACCCATGTTTTTTATAATGATAGGGGTTCATTTTGATGCAACTGCTTTAAGTGACCTCGACAATTCTCAATTTCTCTTTTTGGCATTATTGCTTACATCATTATTTGCAATTAAAATAATCCCTTCTTTTTTATGGATTCGCGTTTTTGGATTTAGAAAAGCCATATCAGGAGGTTTTCTAATGTCATCCCGACTTGGATTGATTATTGCTGCAGCTGCGATCGGTTATGAACTCGACTTGATTTCGGCGGCTGCAAATGCAAGTTTCATATTAGTGGCAGTGATAGCTTGTATCGTTTCGCCAATTGTTTATGGATTAATAAACCCTCAAAACATAAAACAAATCGAAAAAACAATTATTGTTGGAGGTTCGAGTATAGGTGTTCTATTGGCGAGAAGATTGCACCTGCATGCCAAAGCATCTGTCATTATTGAAAAACGAAAAGAAAGGTATGAAGATTTGAAATCAAAGGGATTGGAAGCATTCTTGGGTGATGGATTTGATTTTGGTACTTATAAAGAGATTGGAATGAACCCTTCGAATCACATTGTAGTTTTAACGGGTAATGATCAGGAAAATATCAGGATATGCGAGATGTTGCGTAAAGAATTTATGCACGAAAGGATTATATCAAAATCAGGGACCAGCTCAATTGAGCAAAAGCTAAAAAGTTTGGAGGTTGATACATTTGATGCTACACGGATTTTGGCTAATAGCATCGAAAACTTAATTATTCGCCCATCAACATACCATGCCCTTATTGAATCGTATGAAAATTTTAACATCGCTGAAATCCAGATTGTTAATTCGAATATTGATGGGATGCAGGTTAAAGAAATTCCGTTCCATGGTGGTGGAACCATTATGATGATAAGGCGAGGGAGAAATATGTATATCCCTCATGGAGATACCTATTTGAGAGTGGGGGATATAGTAAATATATTTGGTACCAATCCAGCTATTGAAGATTTTCAGAAAAAATTATCCTAGTGTCAGGCTTCATTTTTTTTATGGAATTTAAAATTTCACGCGTCTGAGCAATCTGATCTTTGGTGCCAAGTACAAAAAGTTTTGAATTGGGAATCAAATTTATTTAAGTTTGGTTTTATTGCGTTGTATATCCATGTATAAATTCTGTTCAAACAAATATATGGAAGTTTAGCAT
This genomic interval carries:
- a CDS encoding monovalent cation:proton antiporter family protein, with translation MMDLLTISFDFDFYPLLIIVFIAWAIPMLMSILRITKIPTVVVEILAGYFIGRSLLMGYPTESIVYLDFLALTGFIFLMFLGGLEINMNQVIASFPRHKITYSRYLNNPLLIGLMYYFVTIFVSLLATFLLSNIIEINNIWYFSLIMVTTSIGIILRVLKNRAETNTHFGQMIILAAAIADIFSIILITISAFVIKNGFRSELVYLLLLVVLFYLLYFFGKGFDRVSTFKKISYQLAHAASQIQIRGAILLILTFVVLAQFIGKEVVLLGAFLSGLLLSLFLQKDRSLSLVKLDGFGYGFFIPMFFIMIGVHFDATALSDLDNSQFLFLALLLTSLFAIKIIPSFLWIRVFGFRKAISGGFLMSSRLGLIIAAAAIGYELDLISAAANASFILVAVIACIVSPIVYGLINPQNIKQIEKTIIVGGSSIGVLLARRLHLHAKASVIIEKRKERYEDLKSKGLEAFLGDGFDFGTYKEIGMNPSNHIVVLTGNDQENIRICEMLRKEFMHERIISKSGTSSIEQKLKSLEVDTFDATRILANSIENLIIRPSTYHALIESYENFNIAEIQIVNSNIDGMQVKEIPFHGGGTIMMIRRGRNMYIPHGDTYLRVGDIVNIFGTNPAIEDFQKKLS